The Kocuria flava nucleotide sequence CGGCAGCGCGAGCACGAGCGGCTCGCGGGCCACGGTGCGGTACTCGATCTCGGGGAAGGCCACGGGCGGGCGCAGCAGCGCCGCGTCGAGGGTGTGCTCCCGCAGCCCGGCCTCCATGGCGGGGGTGAGCATCTCGCCGTGCAGGGTCAGGGACAGCCCCGGCATGGCCTCCTTGGCCCGGCGCACGATCCCGGGCATCACCCCGTAGGTCGCCGACCCGGAGAAACCGACCCGCAGCACGCCGGTGGCGCCCTGGCCGACCTGGTAGACGTCGGCCTTGAGCCCCTCGATCTCGTTGATGATCCGGCGTCCGCGCTCCAGCAGCACCTCGCCGGCCGCGGTCAGGTCGACGCGGCGGGTCGTGCGGTCTAGCAGGCGCACGCCCAGCTGCTCCTCGAGCTGGCGGATCTGCTGGGACAGGGGCGGCTGGGCCATGTGCAGGCGCTTGGCGGCCCGGCCGAAGTGGCGCTCCTCGGCGACGGCGATGAAGTAGTTGAGCTGCCGGATCTCCACGGCGGACGTCCTCCTCCGGGCGCCGCGGTCCGTCCCGGGCGGGGGCCCGGGCACGCCCGACGACACTGATTGATCCACAGACTACCCTCAATGCGGCCGAT carries:
- a CDS encoding LysR substrate-binding domain-containing protein; translation: MEIRQLNYFIAVAEERHFGRAAKRLHMAQPPLSQQIRQLEEQLGVRLLDRTTRRVDLTAAGEVLLERGRRIINEIEGLKADVYQVGQGATGVLRVGFSGSATYGVMPGIVRRAKEAMPGLSLTLHGEMLTPAMEAGLREHTLDAALLRPPVAFPEIEYRTVAREPLVLALPAGSPLGGDRPVAVHELQEHGFVVYPPESVLHRTVADLCRRSGFQPRIAQVTGETSTLLSFVAAGGGVAVVPASVRAFQLEDVVYCEIEDAPEIELAVAWRREDRSVLLHNFLDLVLADRPAP